A genomic window from Quercus lobata isolate SW786 chromosome 10, ValleyOak3.0 Primary Assembly, whole genome shotgun sequence includes:
- the LOC115963090 gene encoding putative disease resistance RPP13-like protein 1 yields MHDLTHDFALSISKSETLIWGGESLDNFSNVLHLFVQSDGHTTPGISFTGDCFTKLRSLVSKNIDFGDMLSNFKCLRVLKLSGHNIIELPNSVEHLIHLRLLHILRTKIEELPESIIKLFNLQTLIIEECQGIKKLPKDLSNLINLRHINFDNLIWLWYDDKSFKNMGRLSCLQTLPIFVVGRDEGYRIKELGPLKNLRGEIGIYDLVYVKDEEEAKSAKLKEKEIFKLGLYWKYPRAADNYDNDEKVLEGLQPHQNLKSLKIRWYGGQKFPSWVGLLLYHNLIEINLIQCWECEEVPTLGHLPSLWILEMGGMDKVRSIGSEFYGYNDGSYRNTTTLFPALRTLKLQCMFSLEEWKDAKELRIAGEVLVFPCLEDLTIIWCPKLSYLPDSLHTCISLQKLVVRYCGDLRCLPGVPFIIRCGIKELPSGLQSVEYLGNEDSVGSTSIQHSHPSLQKLKLSATPHYLQDQIQYFIALKILWIQEFGEMVALPEWLGDLSSLQELYIVDCKNLVHLPTEETMRRLTKLKTVMIYGCPKLNNQIDHNPFIQFPNLRPCCSDFED; encoded by the exons ATGCATGATTTGACGCATGATTTTGctctttcaatttcaaaatcagaaACTTTGATTTGGGGGGGAGAATCATTGGATAATTTCAGCAATGTACTACATTTATTTGTTCAATCTGATGGTCACACAACACCAGGAATTTCGTTTACAGGAGATTGTTTCACAAAATTGCGCTCAttagtttcaaaaaatattgACTTTGGGGACatgttatcaaattttaaatgctTACGTGTTTTAAAGTTATCTGGGCATAATATAATAGAGTTGCCAAATTCAGTTGAGCATTTAATACATTTGAGACTTCTTCACATTTTGCGCACGAAAATTGAGGAATTACCAGAATCTATTATCAAACTCTTCAATTTGCAAACTTTAATAATTGAAGAATGCCAAGGTATCAAAAAGCTTCCGAAAGACCTAAGCAATTTGATTAACTTGAGAcatattaattttgataatttgatatggtTATGGTATGATgataaatcatttaaaaatatggGACGGTTGAGTTGCCTTCAAACATTGCCAATTTTTGTTGTGGGTCGAGATGAAGGTTATCGGATTAAAGAACTGGGACCTTTAAAGAATCTCAGGGGAGAAATAGGCATATACGATCTAGTTTACGTGAAAGATgaggaagaagccaaaagtgccaaattaaaagaaaaggaaatattcAAGTTGGGATTATACTGGAAATATCCAAGAGCAGCGGACAACTATGATAATGATGAAAAGGTGTTGGAAGGCCTCCAGCCTCaccaaaatttgaaaagcttAAAAATCAGATGGTATGGAGGACAGAAATTCCCATCATGGGTTGGTTTGTTGCTATATCACAATTTGATTGAGATCAATTTGATACAGTGTTGGGAATGTGAAGAAGTTCCTACTCTGGGACATTTGCCCAGTCTTTGGATTCTTGAAATGGGAGGAATGGATAAGGTAAGAAGTATAGGAAGTGAGTTTTACGGTTACAATGATGGGAGTTACCGAAATACTACTACATTATTTCCGGCATTGAGAACACTCAAATTGCAGTGCATGTTTAGTTTAGAAGAGTGGAAGGATGCAAAGGAGTTAAGAATTGCAGGTGAGGTGTTGGTTTTTCCTTGCCTTGAGGACTTGACCATTATATGGTGTCCTAAGCTGAGTTATTTGCCAGACTCACTGCACACTTGCATTTCCCTTCAGAAGTTGGTAGTACGGTATTGTGGTGACCTGAGGTGTTTACCAGGTGTCCCGTTCATAATAAGGTGTGGTATTAAAGAACTACCCAGTGGGCTACAGTCTGTTGAATATTTGGGGAACGAGGATAGTGTGGGTTCTACTTCCATTCAACACTCGCACCCCTCCCTCCAAAAGCTCAAATTGTCGGCTACACCCCACTATCTCCAAGACCAAATTCAATACTTCATTGCCCTTAAAATTCTGTGGATTCAGGAATTTGGTGAAATGGTAGCTTTACCAGAGTGGTTGGGCGACCTCTCATCTCTTCAAGAGCTGTATATTGTGGATTGCAAGAACTTAGTGCATCTGCCCACCGAGGAAACCATGCGACGCCTCACCAAATTGAAAACGGTGATGATATATGGTTGCCCCAAATTAAACAATCAGATTGACCACAATCCATTTATTCAATTTCCCAATTT GAGGCCATGTTGCTCAGATTTTGAAGACTAA